The following coding sequences are from one Nodosilinea sp. FACHB-141 window:
- a CDS encoding YbaB/EbfC family nucleoid-associated protein encodes MSQGQGFGFGLGKMKELTEAFKKAQQIQEGAKQLQEELEQMEIQGESGGGLVKVTMSGNQEPKGVTIAPEALNEGAEVLSDLVATAMKDAYEKSTATMRDRMEVLTGGLNLPGL; translated from the coding sequence ATGTCACAAGGTCAAGGATTTGGGTTTGGGTTAGGCAAGATGAAGGAACTCACTGAGGCCTTCAAAAAAGCCCAGCAGATTCAAGAAGGGGCCAAGCAGCTGCAAGAAGAGCTGGAACAAATGGAGATCCAAGGAGAATCGGGCGGTGGCCTGGTCAAGGTCACCATGAGCGGTAACCAGGAGCCTAAGGGCGTCACCATTGCCCCCGAAGCTCTCAACGAAGGAGCCGAGGTGCTCTCTGACCTGGTGGCCACCGCCATGAAAGACGCCTACGAAAAATCGACGGCCACCATGCGCGATCGCATGGAGGTGCTTACCGGTGGCCTCAACCTGCCCGGTCTGTAA
- a CDS encoding DUF1825 family protein — protein MGFFDSEIVQQEAMQLFQDYQSLVQLGSGYGKFDREGKKMYIAQMEAMMERYHIFMKRFELSEDFQAQMTVEQLKTQLGQFGMTPDMMFQQMHQTLERMKAEIGT, from the coding sequence ATGGGATTTTTTGACTCAGAGATTGTTCAGCAAGAGGCTATGCAGCTGTTTCAGGACTATCAGTCGCTGGTGCAGCTAGGGAGTGGCTACGGCAAGTTCGATCGCGAGGGCAAGAAGATGTACATTGCCCAGATGGAAGCCATGATGGAGCGCTACCACATCTTCATGAAGCGCTTTGAGCTTTCCGAAGACTTTCAGGCCCAAATGACGGTCGAACAGCTCAAGACGCAGCTAGGCCAGTTTGGCATGACCCCTGACATGATGTTTCAGCAAATGCATCAGACCCTAGAGCGCATGAAAGCTGAGATCGGGACATAG
- a CDS encoding ATP-binding protein, producing MRDRTPELATVQSKVQQYSQLIDGLLLYRSAFDPPVGAAFLALLTALESADAALSLRAYGAWFQALATSEASWSSYLLRQIAYAENPFTLQSQRTNFAQLPTALVEAARRDLSTLQSLHQLSGDTVAGWVQAIAQIPQAPVAWAIDETTPPPLMLPQDAPWADTVEFLASHYCRHGAGLLAQYRAFTWYQDQLCGIANPDSIRLGNLTAYDHPRQQLVQNTLALLKGYPALNVLLYGSRGVGKSSLVKALVNEYADQGLRLVEVAKADLQALPQIVGEVRSRPQKFIIFVDDLSFEDDDDTFKALKVVLEGSTTARPANVVVYATSNRRHLVREFFSDRPRPKDQDEVQSWDTMQEKLSFSDRFGLTLTFEPADQPTYLAIVYHLAQQANISLTQEDLTARALQWATRHNGRSGRTARQFIDWLTADLSLTERSP from the coding sequence ATGCGCGATCGCACCCCAGAGTTAGCCACCGTCCAGAGTAAGGTGCAGCAATACAGCCAGCTTATCGATGGGCTACTGCTTTACCGCTCGGCGTTTGATCCACCTGTGGGAGCTGCCTTTCTGGCGCTGCTAACGGCTCTAGAATCGGCAGATGCGGCCCTCAGCCTGCGCGCCTACGGCGCTTGGTTTCAAGCATTGGCTACCAGCGAGGCCAGTTGGAGTAGCTACCTGCTGCGACAAATTGCCTACGCCGAAAATCCGTTTACGCTACAATCCCAGCGCACCAATTTTGCCCAACTGCCCACCGCTTTGGTGGAAGCCGCCCGCCGCGATTTGAGCACCCTTCAGTCGCTTCATCAGCTCAGCGGCGACACCGTGGCGGGGTGGGTACAGGCGATCGCCCAGATCCCCCAAGCCCCCGTAGCCTGGGCCATTGATGAGACAACTCCACCGCCGCTGATGCTCCCCCAAGACGCTCCCTGGGCCGACACCGTAGAATTCCTAGCCAGTCACTATTGCCGCCATGGCGCAGGGTTGCTGGCCCAGTACCGCGCCTTTACCTGGTACCAGGACCAGCTCTGCGGCATTGCCAACCCCGACTCTATTCGCTTAGGGAACCTCACCGCCTACGACCACCCGCGACAGCAGCTGGTGCAAAACACCCTGGCGCTGCTCAAGGGCTACCCGGCACTCAACGTGCTGCTCTACGGCAGTCGCGGTGTGGGCAAGTCATCCTTGGTTAAAGCCCTGGTGAATGAGTACGCTGACCAGGGGCTGCGGCTGGTAGAGGTGGCCAAGGCCGATTTGCAAGCCCTGCCGCAAATTGTAGGCGAGGTGCGATCGCGTCCCCAAAAATTCATCATTTTCGTCGATGACCTCTCCTTTGAGGACGACGATGACACCTTTAAAGCACTCAAAGTCGTGCTTGAGGGCAGCACCACCGCCCGCCCCGCCAACGTGGTGGTCTACGCCACCTCCAACCGTCGCCACCTGGTGCGCGAATTTTTTAGCGATCGCCCCCGCCCCAAGGACCAAGACGAAGTGCAGTCGTGGGATACGATGCAGGAAAAGCTCTCCTTTAGCGATCGCTTTGGCCTTACCCTCACCTTTGAACCCGCCGACCAGCCCACCTATCTAGCCATCGTCTATCACCTGGCCCAGCAAGCCAACATTTCTCTCACCCAGGAAGACCTTACCGCCCGCGCCCTCCAGTGGGCCACCCGCCACAATGGGCGATCGGGCCGCACAGCACGGCAGTTTATCGACTGGCTCACCGCAGATCTGAGTCTGACTGAGCGGTCGCCCTAA
- a CDS encoding VOC family protein → MATDNPSILSHISLGTNDFEKAVAFYDRVLPTLGCKRIMEHPGAIAYGKVYPEFWIGVPHDNQTATVGNGTHIGFVAPTKEAVHAFYEAAIAAGAQDDGPPGPRPDYGEPYYGCFVRDPDGHKIEASYWDLALIEELYGEPAPS, encoded by the coding sequence ATGGCAACCGATAACCCAAGCATTCTGTCCCACATTTCCCTAGGCACCAACGATTTTGAAAAGGCCGTGGCCTTTTACGATCGCGTCTTGCCTACCCTGGGCTGCAAGCGAATTATGGAGCACCCTGGGGCGATCGCTTACGGCAAGGTCTATCCTGAGTTTTGGATTGGGGTACCCCACGACAACCAGACCGCCACCGTGGGCAACGGCACCCACATCGGGTTCGTTGCCCCCACAAAAGAAGCGGTGCATGCTTTCTACGAAGCGGCGATCGCCGCCGGAGCCCAGGACGATGGCCCCCCTGGCCCCCGCCCTGACTACGGCGAGCCCTACTACGGCTGTTTTGTGCGCGACCCCGACGGCCACAAAATTGAAGCCTCTTACTGGGATCTGGCGCTGATTGAAGAACTCTATGGGGAGCCTGCCCCGAGTTGA
- a CDS encoding SulP family inorganic anion transporter — protein sequence MSITNHIHFHNVRGDIFGGVTAAVIALPLALAFGVASGAGAASGLYGAVIVGFFAALFGGTPTLISEPTGPVTVVFTAVIAQLMAADPENGMAMAFTVVMLAGAFQILFGFLKLGRYITIMPYTVISGFMSGIGILLIILQLGPLLGHATPKGGVINTLVSLPTMVSTFNPLEVALGVFALAVLFLMPKRSKRWVPPQLLVLVGGTLLALVLFPDAGLRLIGELPTALPSLRWPTIQPSQVQTILVNGLALGMLGCIDTLLTAMIADSITRTQHDSNKELMGQGIGNMVSGFLGGMPGAGATMGTVVNIQAGGKTALSGIVRAGILLVVVLWAAPLTKMIPLVVLAAIAVKVGFDILDWSFLKRAHRVSWKGTAIMYGVMFLTVFVDLIVAVGVGVFIANILTIDRLSKLQSDVKTITDFDDDLAMTPEEQELMDQAKGRILVFHLSGPMIFGVARAISHEQMAMANHDVLILDLQDVPHLGVTAALALESAIQNAQYAGRSVFLVGAQGKTLSRLQKLGALQAVPAAHRVDTRTEALKLSLALLGAIDRGEFVPTRTVMPS from the coding sequence ATGAGCATCACCAATCACATTCACTTCCACAATGTGCGAGGAGATATCTTTGGCGGCGTCACCGCTGCGGTGATTGCCCTGCCCCTGGCTCTGGCCTTTGGGGTGGCCTCGGGGGCAGGGGCGGCCTCGGGTCTCTACGGAGCCGTGATTGTAGGCTTCTTTGCGGCGCTATTTGGGGGCACGCCGACGCTAATCTCAGAGCCTACCGGGCCAGTGACCGTGGTGTTTACTGCCGTCATCGCTCAGCTCATGGCCGCTGACCCCGAAAACGGCATGGCTATGGCCTTTACCGTAGTGATGCTGGCCGGGGCGTTCCAAATTCTGTTTGGTTTTCTCAAGCTGGGTCGCTACATCACGATCATGCCCTACACCGTCATCTCTGGCTTTATGTCGGGGATTGGCATTCTTCTAATTATTCTGCAACTAGGGCCGTTGTTGGGCCATGCCACCCCTAAGGGCGGCGTGATCAATACTTTGGTTAGCCTGCCTACGATGGTGAGCACCTTCAACCCGTTGGAGGTGGCGCTGGGGGTATTTGCCCTGGCGGTACTGTTTCTGATGCCCAAGCGGTCTAAGCGTTGGGTGCCACCTCAACTGTTGGTCTTGGTCGGTGGCACGCTGCTAGCTCTGGTGCTATTTCCCGATGCTGGGCTGCGGCTGATTGGCGAACTTCCTACTGCGCTGCCGAGCCTGCGGTGGCCCACCATTCAGCCCAGTCAGGTGCAAACCATTTTGGTGAATGGTCTGGCCCTCGGCATGCTGGGCTGTATCGACACCCTGCTGACAGCCATGATTGCCGACAGCATTACCCGTACCCAGCACGACTCCAACAAAGAGCTGATGGGCCAGGGCATTGGCAACATGGTGTCGGGTTTTTTGGGGGGCATGCCTGGGGCAGGGGCCACCATGGGCACTGTGGTGAACATTCAGGCTGGGGGCAAAACGGCGCTGTCGGGCATAGTGCGCGCGGGCATTTTGCTGGTGGTGGTGCTGTGGGCCGCGCCCTTGACCAAAATGATTCCCCTGGTAGTGCTGGCGGCGATCGCAGTGAAAGTCGGCTTCGACATTTTGGATTGGAGCTTTCTAAAGCGAGCCCATCGGGTCTCGTGGAAGGGGACGGCCATTATGTATGGCGTGATGTTTCTTACAGTCTTTGTAGATTTAATTGTGGCGGTGGGGGTAGGTGTGTTTATTGCCAATATTCTCACCATCGATCGCCTCAGCAAGCTTCAGTCTGATGTGAAGACTATCACTGACTTTGACGATGACCTGGCCATGACCCCTGAAGAGCAGGAGCTGATGGACCAGGCTAAGGGGAGAATTCTAGTGTTTCACCTCAGCGGCCCAATGATTTTTGGCGTGGCGCGGGCCATTTCCCATGAGCAGATGGCCATGGCCAACCACGATGTGCTCATTCTCGACTTACAAGATGTGCCTCACCTAGGGGTGACGGCGGCTTTGGCCCTGGAAAGCGCCATTCAGAATGCTCAATACGCTGGACGGTCAGTATTTCTAGTGGGGGCGCAAGGCAAAACTCTGAGCCGATTGCAAAAACTCGGGGCGCTCCAAGCCGTGCCCGCCGCTCACCGAGTTGACACTCGCACTGAAGCACTCAAATTATCCCTGGCGCTGCTGGGTGCGATCGACAGGGGAGAATTTGTGCCGACCCGGACGGTGATGCCTTCGTAG
- a CDS encoding N-methyl-D-aspartate receptor NMDAR2C subunit, which translates to MNLLTRWSALWRKLYLPTPAPQVLWDLCDRYTEPQRAYHTLQHLSECLDWCDRAGNLAENPAAVELALWFHDAVYNTRRADNEARSADLATQAIDSVGGGDLLQRSIHDLVLATKHDAVPSTVDTGFVVDIDLAILGAKVGRFAQYETQIRQEYAWVPENLFSQKRAEILQSLLNRPSIFTTDFFRERLEHQAQRNLHRSLAVLRKDSG; encoded by the coding sequence GTGAATCTACTGACTCGTTGGTCTGCCCTCTGGCGCAAGCTATATTTGCCCACACCCGCACCGCAGGTGCTTTGGGATTTGTGCGATCGCTACACTGAACCCCAGCGGGCTTACCATACCCTGCAACACTTAAGCGAATGCCTGGACTGGTGCGATCGGGCCGGCAATTTGGCCGAAAATCCAGCAGCGGTAGAGCTTGCCCTCTGGTTCCACGATGCCGTCTACAATACGCGTAGGGCCGACAACGAAGCGCGAAGTGCTGATCTTGCGACGCAGGCGATCGATAGCGTAGGCGGTGGAGATTTGCTCCAACGATCCATTCATGACTTGGTTCTGGCCACAAAACACGATGCTGTACCAAGCACAGTAGACACGGGCTTCGTTGTGGATATTGACCTGGCTATTTTGGGGGCGAAGGTGGGTCGCTTTGCGCAGTACGAGACTCAAATTCGGCAGGAGTACGCCTGGGTGCCTGAGAATTTATTTAGTCAAAAGCGGGCTGAGATTCTCCAGAGCTTGCTGAATCGACCTTCAATCTTTACCACTGATTTTTTTCGGGAACGGTTAGAACACCAGGCTCAGCGCAACCTGCATCGGTCGTTGGCTGTTCTGAGGAAAGACTCCGGTTAA
- a CDS encoding VOC family protein yields the protein MDVLINIDVNDLAAAEKFYGYTFGLKPSRRLGDTIVELVGGPSSIFLLQKEAGSQTSPQTAERRQFNRHWTPVHLDFVVENIEATTNRAVEAGAVQESPIQQNAWGKIALMADPFGNGFCIIQFEGQGYDAICDRCPD from the coding sequence ATGGATGTTTTGATTAACATAGATGTTAACGATCTGGCCGCTGCAGAAAAGTTTTATGGCTATACCTTCGGTCTAAAGCCCAGTCGCCGCTTGGGGGACACTATTGTTGAGCTAGTAGGCGGACCATCGAGCATTTTTCTGCTGCAAAAAGAAGCGGGTTCTCAGACGTCACCGCAGACCGCTGAACGGCGCCAATTTAATCGCCATTGGACCCCAGTGCATTTAGATTTTGTTGTAGAGAACATCGAGGCAACCACAAACCGGGCCGTTGAAGCAGGAGCAGTGCAGGAGTCGCCCATTCAGCAAAACGCCTGGGGAAAAATTGCGCTCATGGCTGATCCCTTTGGCAACGGCTTTTGCATCATTCAGTTTGAAGGGCAGGGGTACGACGCGATTTGCGATCGCTGCCCCGACTGA
- a CDS encoding PTS fructose-like transporter subunit IIB, with amino-acid sequence MTKIVAVTASTAGEAHTQMAAEALKRTAQAMGHEIVTEAQSGAVVTALSPNDIQQADVVIVGTDGAVERDRFAGKPIYAVSTSEAIRNTEMVVQSAVALVGQIPSLGAIRTTPHPHDPLPGELPTVEREVETGAVATPIAAPASKFFVGITSCPTGIAHTFMAAEALKQGALKLGHDIKVETQGSVGSQNALTDDEIARAEAVIIAADTHVDLSRFGGKRLYETSTKAAIHNGANVVTAAMDAPVAGGGSGGSGSYVDEVNRAKAERSESRSGPYKHLLTGVSYMLPVIVAGGLIIALSFVFGIDPAEGTFGDALMQIGGGAAFSLIVPVLSGFIAFSIADRPGIAPGLIGGMLAANLGMGFLGGILSGFLAGYVAKFVRDKVNLPANFEGLKPVLVIPLLATLVVGLLLVYVFGGPVRFIMEGMTTYLQGLTGTNALLLGLILGAMMAVDMGGPVNKAAYTFAVGLLASNLYAPMAAVMAAGMTPPLGLALATFVSKKHFNQAEQEAGKVASVLGISFITEGAIPFAANDPLRILPACVAGSAVTGALSMVFGCTLRAPHGGIFVLAIPNAVEHVGLYIVAIAAGTLVTALATVQLKHFFPRKKVAVVEA; translated from the coding sequence ATGACAAAAATTGTTGCCGTTACCGCTAGCACCGCTGGCGAGGCCCATACCCAGATGGCGGCAGAGGCCCTCAAGCGCACCGCCCAAGCGATGGGCCACGAGATTGTGACTGAGGCCCAGAGTGGCGCTGTCGTCACGGCCCTCAGCCCCAATGACATTCAGCAGGCTGATGTGGTGATTGTGGGGACTGACGGAGCGGTGGAGCGCGATCGCTTCGCTGGCAAACCCATCTACGCCGTCTCCACCAGCGAAGCCATTCGCAACACCGAAATGGTAGTTCAGAGCGCTGTAGCCTTAGTAGGGCAGATTCCCAGCCTGGGGGCGATCAGAACCACCCCTCACCCCCACGACCCGCTGCCAGGGGAATTGCCCACGGTTGAGAGGGAAGTTGAGACGGGAGCCGTAGCTACCCCAATAGCCGCCCCGGCCAGCAAATTTTTTGTGGGCATTACCTCCTGCCCCACGGGCATCGCTCACACCTTTATGGCCGCCGAAGCTCTGAAACAGGGAGCCCTCAAGCTGGGCCACGACATCAAGGTGGAAACCCAGGGTTCTGTTGGGTCGCAAAACGCCCTCACCGATGACGAAATCGCCCGTGCTGAGGCGGTGATTATTGCCGCTGATACCCACGTCGATCTGTCGCGCTTTGGCGGTAAACGTCTGTACGAAACCTCGACTAAAGCGGCGATTCACAATGGGGCAAACGTCGTGACCGCAGCGATGGATGCGCCAGTGGCCGGAGGCGGCAGTGGCGGCTCGGGCAGCTATGTGGACGAGGTGAACCGGGCTAAGGCCGAGCGTTCCGAAAGCCGCTCTGGCCCCTACAAGCACCTGCTGACAGGGGTGAGCTATATGCTGCCGGTGATTGTGGCCGGCGGCTTGATCATCGCCCTGTCCTTTGTGTTTGGGATTGATCCTGCTGAAGGCACCTTTGGCGACGCGCTGATGCAGATTGGCGGCGGCGCAGCCTTTTCGCTAATTGTGCCGGTGCTGTCGGGCTTTATTGCCTTTTCCATTGCCGATCGCCCCGGTATTGCCCCTGGCCTGATCGGCGGTATGCTGGCGGCCAACCTGGGTATGGGTTTTCTGGGCGGCATTCTCTCGGGTTTTCTCGCCGGTTATGTCGCCAAGTTTGTGCGCGACAAGGTGAACCTGCCCGCCAACTTTGAGGGCCTCAAGCCGGTGTTGGTGATCCCTCTGCTGGCGACGCTGGTGGTGGGGCTGCTGCTGGTCTACGTCTTTGGTGGCCCGGTGCGGTTCATCATGGAGGGTATGACCACCTACCTCCAAGGGCTAACCGGCACCAACGCCTTGCTGCTGGGCCTGATTCTAGGCGCGATGATGGCAGTAGATATGGGTGGCCCGGTCAACAAAGCTGCCTATACCTTTGCGGTGGGCCTACTAGCCAGCAACCTTTACGCGCCGATGGCAGCGGTGATGGCCGCCGGAATGACCCCGCCCTTGGGCTTGGCTCTGGCCACCTTTGTTTCTAAAAAACACTTCAACCAGGCGGAGCAGGAGGCCGGAAAAGTGGCCTCGGTGTTGGGCATTTCCTTTATTACTGAAGGGGCGATTCCTTTTGCGGCCAACGATCCGCTGCGGATTTTGCCCGCCTGCGTTGCCGGGTCAGCGGTGACCGGAGCCCTGTCGATGGTCTTTGGCTGCACCCTGCGGGCCCCCCACGGCGGTATTTTTGTGCTGGCGATACCCAACGCAGTGGAGCATGTGGGGCTGTATATTGTGGCGATCGCCGCCGGCACTTTGGTCACAGCCCTAGCGACTGTGCAGCTTAAGCACTTCTTCCCCCGCAAAAAAGTGGCGGTGGTTGAGGCTTAG
- a CDS encoding low molecular weight protein-tyrosine-phosphatase has translation MTTRLLFVCLGNICRSPSAENIMNHLIEQRQLGDQVVCDSAGTASYHVGSAPDRRMAQAAKAYGIDLVGRARQFGTVDFDCFDYILAMDRQNYRDILALDPTGQHRDRVRLMCDFCRTHPDKDVPDPYYGGPEGFTYVIDLLLDACEGLLDHISAHPVAISR, from the coding sequence ATGACAACGCGCCTTTTGTTCGTGTGCCTGGGCAACATTTGTAGGTCGCCCTCGGCAGAAAACATTATGAATCACCTGATTGAGCAGCGGCAGCTGGGCGATCAAGTGGTGTGCGATTCGGCGGGCACCGCTAGCTACCACGTGGGCAGTGCCCCCGATCGCCGCATGGCCCAAGCTGCTAAAGCCTACGGTATCGATCTGGTGGGGCGCGCTCGCCAGTTTGGCACCGTTGACTTTGACTGCTTTGACTACATTTTGGCGATGGATCGCCAAAATTATCGCGATATTTTGGCCCTTGACCCCACTGGCCAACATCGCGATCGGGTGCGACTGATGTGTGATTTTTGCCGCACTCACCCCGACAAAGACGTTCCTGACCCCTACTATGGTGGCCCTGAAGGGTTTACCTACGTCATCGATCTCCTGCTAGATGCCTGCGAAGGGTTGCTTGACCACATTTCAGCACATCCTGTGGCTATTTCCCGTTAG